TGGCCGTTTGCTCGCGTTGTCACAAGGACTATCTCGCGAAACATAGCTGGCTGCCCAACACCTTGCTCCATTTCAATCACCTCGAATGTTCCACCTGCCACAGTCCTGATTCAACAAAGAGCATGGTTTTTTATTTTAAAACAAAAGGAGGTAACAAAAATCCTGAGCTCACATACGGTGATATCGAAAAAGCTCTCGGGAGTAAAAAAGAAATCGTATCCATAATCGACAGGGACGGTGACGGCATTGTCTCCTGCAAGGAATTGACCGGTTTCTTTACCGGTCTTTCAAAAAGAATCCAAAAAGACATTTTTCTCGATAGCTCTATCGTTGTCACCAAAGTCCATCATGTCTATTCGGAAAAAAGCCGCAAACAGAGGGTTTGCGCTTCCTGCCACTCAGAGAATGCCCCATTTTATGAATCCATGTACCTTGCAATCCCCGGAAAGGACAGTCATACCTATATTCCGGTTAAGGGAACAGTATTGTCAGCGCTTCCTACATCGCTGTTTATCGACATGTGCCTGTTAGGTGAAAAAAAGATAAAGGTAAAAGATATTAAGGAATTTTTCAAAACAACACAGGGGAAAAGAGGAGATATCATTAATGAACTCGGGTTTAAGTTGCTTGACCTCATCGGGCTTCTGGTTTCTGCAGCAATACTGGCTGGCATTGTCATTCATGGAATATTGAGGATTATGGTAAGGAAATGAGTAACATATACCTTCATCCGCTCCCGTTGAGGGTATGGCACTGGATTAATGCCTCCATCGTCTTCGTGCTCATCGTGACCGGTATCCAGTTAAGAATCCCTGATATCCACATTTTTGAGAGTTATAGCATTGTGGTCCTGATTCATAAGTGTTTTGGCTTTGCTCTGGCAGGGTCCTTTCTTTTCTGGCTCTTCTATTACATATTCACCGGCGGGTTTAAAAAACATTACCGTTTCAATCTGAACGACATCAGAAATATGCCACAGCAGGCCCTCTACTACTCGTTTTCGATCTTCAAGGGAGGGAAAAACCCCTTTCAACCTACACCTGAAAACAAATTTAATGCCTTACAGAAAATTGCCTACCTCTCCGTCATGTTTTTATGTGTTCCTGTCATTACAATTACAGGTATTCTCTTCAGCGATATCCTCTATTTCTTTTCGTGGATCAGGGCCATCGGGGGTGTACGGATTCTCGATACAATCCACGTTGCAGCAGCTTACGTGTTTGTCTTCTATCTTCTCGTACACCTTTACATGGCAACCCTGGGACCAAAGGTTCACTCCCATATAAAGGGTATGATAACGGGATATGAGGAATAAGCAGGCGCAAAAGCATTGATACAGTTTTCGCTATGATTTCTTGACACAAGTTGCCTTATCTGCTATCTAAAGGTTTATATTCATGAAATTCACTTACTTCCTTATGTTTATCATGCTTTTTGCAGCATATTCCGCTGCGGGAAATAACGAAAGCTGCATTCAGTGCCACACAGATGAATCGATCATGAAATCACTTGTAGAGATACCCATTACTAAAGGAAATACCGGTTCAAACGCTGCTATCGGTCCGGCCGGACCACCCCCTTTAATCAGGTCTGAAACTTACTATAAGAGGTACTACATCGACAAGGTTGTACTCGATAAAGACCCGCATTTTGGAAACGGGTGCACCACCTGCCATAAGGGTGATGAGAAATCGACTGACCAGGAAAAAGCACACAAAGGTATTGTAAAGAGACCTTCTGCCGATTTAAAGGTGTGCGGCGACTGTCACGATGACATTGCCAAAACCTATCAGAGCTCATTGCATTATACAGCTCAGGGGCTACTCAGCAAGATATCCAGAAGGTTCTCAAAAAAAGAGGAGAAGGTTTTTACAGAAAAGGCCTTCGGGCAATCCTGCAAGAGCTGCCACGCCTCGTGCGGTGATTGCCATGTCAGCTCACCGGCCATCGACGGAATACGGAACAGTTTTTTAAGCGGACACAGGTTTGTGAAAAAGGATGAAGGGAAGACCTGTGCCGTCTGCCATGGCGGAAGCATCTACCCGGAATATACCGGTAAATACAACGGGAGTCCCGATGTTCACTACCAAAAAGGACTAATGTGCACAGACTGCCACAAAAAAGGACATCTCCACGGCGACGGCAATGTATACGCAAACAAGGACGATGTGAAGAACCGCCCAAAGTGCAAAGATTGTCACAAAATAGGAGCAGAGAAAAAAACCACAGCAAGATTAGCCCATTCAAAGCATGATGGAAAGGTAAGTTGTTACGGATGTCATGCCCAGGATGAATACCGTAACTGCTCCGGTTGTCACGAAGGAAAGACTTCTTCTTCGAAGACCGGTTTTATCCTCGGCGCTGATCCGGGAAATAATAAGCTCCTTACCACCTTACGGTTGATACCCATCTCACGGGAGACCTTCCTGAAGGCAGGCATAAGGATGGAGCAATTTGATGCGGTCACAGATTACAGGGCCACCCCTGTTCACAACATAAAAAAGATAACCGGGAGAACCCGCTCATGCGATGTGTGTCATGTAAATAAAAAGGGATTTCTCACAAAGGAGTCGCTTATAAAAAACGGCTCGAAGGCCAATGAAAGTCTGATTTTCAGGATGCCTCCTTTGGATATCA
The DNA window shown above is from Pseudomonadota bacterium and carries:
- a CDS encoding cytochrome c3 family protein codes for the protein MIAILILVLLFPLTLHGTITSDECLGCHDKYKEYKHGKAACVDCHSNISTIPHEEKLEKPSCNRCHSKTAGRYSKSVHSKKNVACKDCHNTHFITAGRGTCVSCHEDLYRVYKETSHAKKGAAKCADCHNPHSLTPYKELSSQERMAVCSRCHKDYLAKHSWLPNTLLHFNHLECSTCHSPDSTKSMVFYFKTKGGNKNPELTYGDIEKALGSKKEIVSIIDRDGDGIVSCKELTGFFTGLSKRIQKDIFLDSSIVVTKVHHVYSEKSRKQRVCASCHSENAPFYESMYLAIPGKDSHTYIPVKGTVLSALPTSLFIDMCLLGEKKIKVKDIKEFFKTTQGKRGDIINELGFKLLDLIGLLVSAAILAGIVIHGILRIMVRK
- a CDS encoding cytochrome b/b6 domain-containing protein translates to MSNIYLHPLPLRVWHWINASIVFVLIVTGIQLRIPDIHIFESYSIVVLIHKCFGFALAGSFLFWLFYYIFTGGFKKHYRFNLNDIRNMPQQALYYSFSIFKGGKNPFQPTPENKFNALQKIAYLSVMFLCVPVITITGILFSDILYFFSWIRAIGGVRILDTIHVAAAYVFVFYLLVHLYMATLGPKVHSHIKGMITGYEE
- a CDS encoding multiheme c-type cytochrome, with protein sequence MKFTYFLMFIMLFAAYSAAGNNESCIQCHTDESIMKSLVEIPITKGNTGSNAAIGPAGPPPLIRSETYYKRYYIDKVVLDKDPHFGNGCTTCHKGDEKSTDQEKAHKGIVKRPSADLKVCGDCHDDIAKTYQSSLHYTAQGLLSKISRRFSKKEEKVFTEKAFGQSCKSCHASCGDCHVSSPAIDGIRNSFLSGHRFVKKDEGKTCAVCHGGSIYPEYTGKYNGSPDVHYQKGLMCTDCHKKGHLHGDGNVYANKDDVKNRPKCKDCHKIGAEKKTTARLAHSKHDGKVSCYGCHAQDEYRNCSGCHEGKTSSSKTGFILGADPGNNKLLTTLRLIPISRETFLKAGIRMEQFDAVTDYRATPVHNIKKITGRTRSCDVCHVNKKGFLTKESLIKNGSKANESLIFRMPPLDIN